From Halichoerus grypus chromosome 6, mHalGry1.hap1.1, whole genome shotgun sequence, one genomic window encodes:
- the ZNF789 gene encoding zinc finger protein 789 isoform X1, whose amino-acid sequence MAAILPHLGDQDLEAVFLTAGWKELLSFEDVAMYFTREEWDKLERAQKDLYRDVMLENYRNMILLGFQFPKPEVICLLEQWEEPWILDLPRAGTRKASSSACPGSEARCKTKKPTPKQKISEDLELSVVKQTTAKRSAERLHKCNELVDIYRLAFPTLGDECHKDFLQNLHLTQDQSAQIRKKQGKCEEYGKPFSQRSLLLRHKQILTNAKSYECSECGRVFRRQANFIRHQRIHTSEDPFECDICGQAFKHKSTLLVHKQCHPQKKPYKCHDCGKFFRQMAYLIEHKRIHTKEKPYKCSECERTFSQNSTLIRHQLTHSGEKPHKCHECGKAFGRHSTLLSHQQIHTKQNTHKCSECGESFSRNVDLIQHQRTHTKEEFFECRECGKTFSFKANLHRHEVIHTGERPYRCDKCGKSFIWRTSFIKHQGTHREQISM is encoded by the exons ATGGCGGCAATCCTGCCCCATCTCGGAGACCAGGACTTGGAAGCTGTATTCCTGACAGCTGGGTGGAAG GAGTTGCTGTCCTTTGAGGATGTGGCTATGTACTTCACCAGAGAAGAGTGGGACAAACTTGAGCGGGCTCAGAAGGACCTCTACAgagatgtgatgctggagaatTACAGAAACATGATCTTGTTGG GATTTCAGTTTCCCAAACCTGAGGTGATCTGCCTGCTGGAGCAGTGGGAAGAACCATGGATCCTGGATCTACCAAGAGCCGGGACTAGGAAGGCTTCCAGTAGTGCTTGCCCAG GTTCTGAAGCCAGATGCAAGACGAAAAAGCCAACTCCGAAGCAGAAAATTTCTGAAGATTTAGAGTTGTCAGTGGTAAAGCAGACAACGGCCAAGAGATCTGCAGAAAGGTTACATAAATGTAATGAATTGGTGGACATTTACAGACTTGCATTCCCCACTCTTGGTGATGAATGCCACAAGGACTTCCTTCAAAACCTCCACCTTACTCAAGATCAGAGTGCTCAAATAAGGAAGAAGCAGGGCAAATGTGAGGAGTATGGAAAACCTTTCAGTCAGAGATCGTTGCTTTTGCGGCATAAGCAAATTCTTACAAACGCAAAATCTTatgaatgcagtgaatgtggaaGAGTCTTCAGGCGTCAGGCAAATTTCATTCGACATCAAAGAATTCACACATCAGAGGATCCTTTTGAATGCGACATATGCGGGCAAGCCTTCAAACATAAGTCTACTCTTCTTGTCCATAAACAGTGTCACCCTCAAAAAAAGCCATATAAGTGTCATGACTGTGGAAAATTTTTCCGTCAGATGGCATATCTTATTGAACATAAAAGGATCCATACCAAAGAAAAGCCCTATAAATGCAGTGAGTGCGAAAGAACGTTTAGTCAGAATTCAACCCTTATTCGACATCAGTTAACCCACAGTGGAGAAAAACCCCATAAATGTCACGAATGTGGAAAGGCCTTTGGTCGGCATTCGACCCTTCTGAGCCATCAACAGATTCATACTAAACAAAACACTCACAAATGCAGCGAATGTGGAGAGTCCTTTAGCCGGAATGTGGATCTCATTCAGCATCAAAGAACCCATACCAAGGAGGAATTCTTTGAATGTAGAGAATGTGGAAAAACTTTTAGTTTTAAGGCAAATCTTCATCGCCATGAGGTCattcatactggagagagacCCTACAGATGTGACAAATGTGGAAAATCTTTCATCTGGCGCACAAGCTTTATTAAGCATCAGGGTACTCACAGAGAACAGATATCAATGTGA
- the ZNF394 gene encoding zinc finger protein 394 isoform X1, whose amino-acid sequence MSSSLTASQVPDAEAGAWMAAARSRVAAPSLRDGLLIVKVEEDSPGGQEPDAPGDCQDPEKSRQRFRRFRYQEVAGPEEALSRLRELCRRWLRPEMHSKEQILELLVLEQFLSILPQELQAWVRRNCPQSGEKAAAAVRAFQRALDGASPQELVTVENMAVSLTWEEWDRLDPAQRDFCPESALKDCRNTVSLVSLSLETRTENKEFIPKQEVLEEVEPQGQLQEGSHRKVPPFSGCDDTHKNRVEKQSENPSPLKLENSPEEEGLSSTTDLKNGPTEEGDSKNNEFGNSAPSSNFVPYQHIQTVERPVNRHQQGDSCKQSRDPVKRQRVKPHSSVDSKEHSRRAGLSETQRQFREERPYRCDHCEKSFKQRSDLFKHQRIHTGEKPYECQECGKSFSQSAALIKHQRTHTGEKPYTCPKCGDSFRQSSHLNRHQRIHVGEKHFKCNECGETCRTSNRFRHQRIHKGERPYTCEECEKSFKRCSDLSKHQRVHTGEKPYGCSVCGKRFSQSATLITHQRTHTGEKPYKCLECGESFRQSPHLIRHQRIHRNKVPLF is encoded by the exons ATGAGTTCGAGCTTGACCGCGAGTCAAGTCCCTGACGCTGAGGCAGGAGCCTGGATGGCAGCTGCGAGGTCCAGGGTCGCCGCGCCGTCTCTGCGTGATGGGCTTTTGATAGTGAAAGTGGAGGAAGACTCACCCGGAGGTCAGGAGCCCGACGCGCCTGGGGACTGTCAGGATCCGGAAAAGTCGCGACAGCGTTTTAGGCGGTTCCGTTACCAGGAGGTGGCTGGACCCGAAGAGGCGCTAAGCCGGCTCAGGGAACTTTGTCGCCGGTGGCTGAGGCCCGAGATGCACTCGAAGGAGCAGATCCTGGAACTGCTGGTGCTGGAGCAGTTCCTGAGCATCCTGCCCCAAGAGCTCCAGGCTTGGGTGCGGAGGAACTGCCCGCAGAGCGGGGAGAAGGCTGCGGCCGCGGTGCGCGCTTTTCAGAGAGCGCTTGATGGGGCCTCACCCCAG GAGTTGGTGACGGTTGAGAATATGGCTGTGTCTCTAACCTGGGAGGAGTGGGACCGTCTGGACCCAGCTCAGAGGGACTTCTGCCCGGAGAGCGCACTGAAGGACTGTAGAAACACGGTCTCGCTGGTCTCGCTGA gTTTGGAAACCAGAACCGAGAACAAAGAATTTATTCCAAAGCAAGAGGTTTTAGAAGAAGTAGAGCCTCAGGGGCAGCTACAAGAAGGGTCCCACAGGAAGGTTCCCCCGTTTTCTGGGTGTGATGATACCCACAAGAACAGGGTAGAAAAGCAGTCAGAAAATCCCTCACCGCTGAAACTTGAAAATTCTCCTGAAGAGGAAGGACTCTCCAGCACCACAGATCTCAAGAATGGTCCCACGGAAGAGGGAGACtccaaaaataatgaatttgggaACAGTGCCCCGAGTTCAAACTTTGTTCCTTATCAGCACATCCAGACAGTGGAGAGGCCCGTTAACAGGCACCAACAGGGGGACAGTTGTAAACAGAGTCGAGACCCGGTAAAACGTCAGAGGGTGAAACCTCACAGCTCTGTTGACAGTAAAGAACATTCCCGCAGGGCAGGTCTTTCTGAGACCCAGCGGCAGTTCCGTGAAGAAAGGCCTTATAGATGTGACCACTGTGAGAAGAGTTTCAAGCAGCGTTCTGACCTTTTTAAACACCAGCGAATCCACACGGgggagaagccctatgaatgCCAAGAATGCGGGAAGAGCTTCAGTCAGAGTGCCGCCCTGATTAAACACCAGAGGACacacacgggcgagaagccctacACCTGCCCCAAATGTGGGGATAGCTTCAGACAGAGCTCCCACCTCAACCGGCACCAGAGAATCCACGTGGGAGAGAAACACTTCAAGTGTAACGAATGTGGGGAAACCTGCCGCACTTCCAACCGCTTCAGACACCAGAGGATACATAAAGGGGAGAGACCTTATACATGTGAAGAATGTGAGAAGAGCTTCAAACGGTGCTCAGACCTCTCTAAACATCAGAGAGTCCACACCGGTGAGAAGCCATATGGGTGTTCTGTGTGTGGGAAACGCTTCAGTCAGAGCGCAACCCTCATTACACATCAGAGGACCCACACTGGGGAAAAGCCTTATAAATGTCTTGAATGTGGGGAAAGCTTTAGACAGAGTCCACACCTTATCCGACACCAAAGGATCCACAGAAATAAAGTCCCACTGTTCTGA
- the ZNF789 gene encoding zinc finger protein 789 isoform X3, which yields MAAILPHLGDQDLEAVFLTAGWKELLSFEDVAMYFTREEWDKLERAQKDLYRDVMLENYRNMILLGSEARCKTKKPTPKQKISEDLELSVVKQTTAKRSAERLHKCNELVDIYRLAFPTLGDECHKDFLQNLHLTQDQSAQIRKKQGKCEEYGKPFSQRSLLLRHKQILTNAKSYECSECGRVFRRQANFIRHQRIHTSEDPFECDICGQAFKHKSTLLVHKQCHPQKKPYKCHDCGKFFRQMAYLIEHKRIHTKEKPYKCSECERTFSQNSTLIRHQLTHSGEKPHKCHECGKAFGRHSTLLSHQQIHTKQNTHKCSECGESFSRNVDLIQHQRTHTKEEFFECRECGKTFSFKANLHRHEVIHTGERPYRCDKCGKSFIWRTSFIKHQGTHREQISM from the exons ATGGCGGCAATCCTGCCCCATCTCGGAGACCAGGACTTGGAAGCTGTATTCCTGACAGCTGGGTGGAAG GAGTTGCTGTCCTTTGAGGATGTGGCTATGTACTTCACCAGAGAAGAGTGGGACAAACTTGAGCGGGCTCAGAAGGACCTCTACAgagatgtgatgctggagaatTACAGAAACATGATCTTGTTGG GTTCTGAAGCCAGATGCAAGACGAAAAAGCCAACTCCGAAGCAGAAAATTTCTGAAGATTTAGAGTTGTCAGTGGTAAAGCAGACAACGGCCAAGAGATCTGCAGAAAGGTTACATAAATGTAATGAATTGGTGGACATTTACAGACTTGCATTCCCCACTCTTGGTGATGAATGCCACAAGGACTTCCTTCAAAACCTCCACCTTACTCAAGATCAGAGTGCTCAAATAAGGAAGAAGCAGGGCAAATGTGAGGAGTATGGAAAACCTTTCAGTCAGAGATCGTTGCTTTTGCGGCATAAGCAAATTCTTACAAACGCAAAATCTTatgaatgcagtgaatgtggaaGAGTCTTCAGGCGTCAGGCAAATTTCATTCGACATCAAAGAATTCACACATCAGAGGATCCTTTTGAATGCGACATATGCGGGCAAGCCTTCAAACATAAGTCTACTCTTCTTGTCCATAAACAGTGTCACCCTCAAAAAAAGCCATATAAGTGTCATGACTGTGGAAAATTTTTCCGTCAGATGGCATATCTTATTGAACATAAAAGGATCCATACCAAAGAAAAGCCCTATAAATGCAGTGAGTGCGAAAGAACGTTTAGTCAGAATTCAACCCTTATTCGACATCAGTTAACCCACAGTGGAGAAAAACCCCATAAATGTCACGAATGTGGAAAGGCCTTTGGTCGGCATTCGACCCTTCTGAGCCATCAACAGATTCATACTAAACAAAACACTCACAAATGCAGCGAATGTGGAGAGTCCTTTAGCCGGAATGTGGATCTCATTCAGCATCAAAGAACCCATACCAAGGAGGAATTCTTTGAATGTAGAGAATGTGGAAAAACTTTTAGTTTTAAGGCAAATCTTCATCGCCATGAGGTCattcatactggagagagacCCTACAGATGTGACAAATGTGGAAAATCTTTCATCTGGCGCACAAGCTTTATTAAGCATCAGGGTACTCACAGAGAACAGATATCAATGTGA
- the ZNF394 gene encoding zinc finger protein 394 isoform X2, protein MSSSLTASQVPDAEAGAWMAAARSRVAAPSLRDGLLIVKVEEDSPGGQEPDAPGDCQDPEKSRQRFRRFRYQEVAGPEEALSRLRELCRRWLRPEMHSKEQILELLVLEQFLSILPQELQAWVRRNCPQSGEKAAAAVRAFQRALDGASPQVWKPEPRTKNLFQSKRF, encoded by the exons ATGAGTTCGAGCTTGACCGCGAGTCAAGTCCCTGACGCTGAGGCAGGAGCCTGGATGGCAGCTGCGAGGTCCAGGGTCGCCGCGCCGTCTCTGCGTGATGGGCTTTTGATAGTGAAAGTGGAGGAAGACTCACCCGGAGGTCAGGAGCCCGACGCGCCTGGGGACTGTCAGGATCCGGAAAAGTCGCGACAGCGTTTTAGGCGGTTCCGTTACCAGGAGGTGGCTGGACCCGAAGAGGCGCTAAGCCGGCTCAGGGAACTTTGTCGCCGGTGGCTGAGGCCCGAGATGCACTCGAAGGAGCAGATCCTGGAACTGCTGGTGCTGGAGCAGTTCCTGAGCATCCTGCCCCAAGAGCTCCAGGCTTGGGTGCGGAGGAACTGCCCGCAGAGCGGGGAGAAGGCTGCGGCCGCGGTGCGCGCTTTTCAGAGAGCGCTTGATGGGGCCTCACCCCAG gTTTGGAAACCAGAACCGAGAACAAAGAATTTATTCCAAAGCAAGAGGTTTTAG
- the ZNF789 gene encoding zinc finger protein 789 isoform X2 codes for MYFTREEWDKLERAQKDLYRDVMLENYRNMILLGFQFPKPEVICLLEQWEEPWILDLPRAGTRKASSSACPGSEARCKTKKPTPKQKISEDLELSVVKQTTAKRSAERLHKCNELVDIYRLAFPTLGDECHKDFLQNLHLTQDQSAQIRKKQGKCEEYGKPFSQRSLLLRHKQILTNAKSYECSECGRVFRRQANFIRHQRIHTSEDPFECDICGQAFKHKSTLLVHKQCHPQKKPYKCHDCGKFFRQMAYLIEHKRIHTKEKPYKCSECERTFSQNSTLIRHQLTHSGEKPHKCHECGKAFGRHSTLLSHQQIHTKQNTHKCSECGESFSRNVDLIQHQRTHTKEEFFECRECGKTFSFKANLHRHEVIHTGERPYRCDKCGKSFIWRTSFIKHQGTHREQISM; via the exons ATGTACTTCACCAGAGAAGAGTGGGACAAACTTGAGCGGGCTCAGAAGGACCTCTACAgagatgtgatgctggagaatTACAGAAACATGATCTTGTTGG GATTTCAGTTTCCCAAACCTGAGGTGATCTGCCTGCTGGAGCAGTGGGAAGAACCATGGATCCTGGATCTACCAAGAGCCGGGACTAGGAAGGCTTCCAGTAGTGCTTGCCCAG GTTCTGAAGCCAGATGCAAGACGAAAAAGCCAACTCCGAAGCAGAAAATTTCTGAAGATTTAGAGTTGTCAGTGGTAAAGCAGACAACGGCCAAGAGATCTGCAGAAAGGTTACATAAATGTAATGAATTGGTGGACATTTACAGACTTGCATTCCCCACTCTTGGTGATGAATGCCACAAGGACTTCCTTCAAAACCTCCACCTTACTCAAGATCAGAGTGCTCAAATAAGGAAGAAGCAGGGCAAATGTGAGGAGTATGGAAAACCTTTCAGTCAGAGATCGTTGCTTTTGCGGCATAAGCAAATTCTTACAAACGCAAAATCTTatgaatgcagtgaatgtggaaGAGTCTTCAGGCGTCAGGCAAATTTCATTCGACATCAAAGAATTCACACATCAGAGGATCCTTTTGAATGCGACATATGCGGGCAAGCCTTCAAACATAAGTCTACTCTTCTTGTCCATAAACAGTGTCACCCTCAAAAAAAGCCATATAAGTGTCATGACTGTGGAAAATTTTTCCGTCAGATGGCATATCTTATTGAACATAAAAGGATCCATACCAAAGAAAAGCCCTATAAATGCAGTGAGTGCGAAAGAACGTTTAGTCAGAATTCAACCCTTATTCGACATCAGTTAACCCACAGTGGAGAAAAACCCCATAAATGTCACGAATGTGGAAAGGCCTTTGGTCGGCATTCGACCCTTCTGAGCCATCAACAGATTCATACTAAACAAAACACTCACAAATGCAGCGAATGTGGAGAGTCCTTTAGCCGGAATGTGGATCTCATTCAGCATCAAAGAACCCATACCAAGGAGGAATTCTTTGAATGTAGAGAATGTGGAAAAACTTTTAGTTTTAAGGCAAATCTTCATCGCCATGAGGTCattcatactggagagagacCCTACAGATGTGACAAATGTGGAAAATCTTTCATCTGGCGCACAAGCTTTATTAAGCATCAGGGTACTCACAGAGAACAGATATCAATGTGA